In the genome of Triticum urartu cultivar G1812 chromosome 5, Tu2.1, whole genome shotgun sequence, one region contains:
- the LOC125556310 gene encoding uncharacterized protein LOC125556310: MDPCRGLVPADRIYFEMNLKILHDEGEVEDFSKGVIVFNRARLPNDKQTVGVSLNSYLSRVEVRCVYFAYPIEATIKVNILKGPCSVSRVAAWTTKNYEYSMDLYNGGEAAAEIEAEGTVPLSRRVVAVPLGRKLVLLVTGRSVGDVFDKNIIAPLGRSTELMHYKLGSALVEVKLVWTALPRREREDMIKDVGDESLLM; this comes from the exons ATGGATCCATGCCGAGGGCTTGTTCCGGCGGACAGAATATATTTTGAGATGAATTTAAAGATACTCCATGATGAAGGTGAGGTTGAAGATTTCAGCAAGGGTGTAATCGTTTTCAACAGGGCCCGCCTCCCTAATGATAAGCAGACCGTGGGTGTTAGTCTAAATAGCTATCTGAGTAGGGTGGAGGTGAGATGTGTGTATTTTGCATATCCCATTGAAGCTACCATAA aagTCAATATCTTGAAGGGACCGTGTAGTGTCTCAAGAGTTGCCGCCTGGACTACCAAGAATTATGAGTATAGTATGGATCTTTACAACGGTGGTGAAGCAGCAGCAGAGATTGAGGCAGAAGGGACCGTTCCCTTGAGTCGTCGCGTTGTAGCTGTCCCACTTGGTAGAAAGTTGGTGCTCCTTGTCACCGGTCGTAGCGTTGGTGATGTTTTTGATAAAAACATCATCGCACCTTTAGGACGATCAACTGAGTTGATGCATTATAAATTAGGCTCCGCACTTGTGGAGGTGAAACTTGTCTGGACAGCTCTTCCCAGACGCGAGAGAGAAGATATGATCAAGGATGTGGGAGACGAGAGCCTTTTGATGTGA